In Paenibacillus durus, the DNA window TCAGGGGACTCATAACCGTACTTTAAGGCAATATCAATGACTCTTACCTCTCTATTTTGAAGTTCAAATGCAGCTAGAGTCAGTCGCCTGCGCCGAATGTACTCCGACAACGGCACATCGGTTATGAAAGAAAACATCCGCTGAAAATGGTAAGTCGAACAACAAGCAGTTGTGGCAACCTGATCGTAATCGATACTTTCCAGTAGATGGGCTTCTATGAAGTCCATTGCGTTGTTCATGCGCTCAAGCCAATCCATATCGTTTCTCCTCAAGTTAAATTATAATTAGGAAATATACACGGTTCCTAGCAATCCATGCACGGAAATATCATGTACAAAATATGATAGTCTAAGGAGCAGCCGTTTCACGAAAGGAGTCCGTTTTTCGTATGTTAAAAATCAGCGCTTTCTCCAAGTTGACCCGGGTCTCCGTTAAAACTTTACGATTTTACGATGACCTGGGGCTGTTAAAACCCGCCGTCGTAGATGAAAATAATGGCTATCGATATTATACCGAAGAACAGCTTCTGACGGTTAAGCGTATCGTTGCCTTGAAAGAACAAGGCTTCACATTAGAGCAAATCAAGCCCCTGCTGGAAGAAAACGTTATACCGGAGGCAGTGAAGAATCAGTTAGCGGTTAAAAAGAAAGAACTTGAGCAGGCCATCCATGAAGCGCAAAGTCAGCTTAACGAGATCGACAAAAGGCTAACCCGTATAGAAAAATCGGAGGAGCATCATCAACATACACCGGCTGCAATTCGATACGTAGAACCCCAACTCACTGCTTCCATACGTGACAAGATCCCGCGAACACAGTTGTGTCTGCTGTTGGACGAAATTTTGCAGTACGTCCGTTCCTGCGGGGAGGCTGAAGGACGTTTACTGACGATTGTATGGCATGATTTCGGCAGCAGAAATTCAGATCTAGCCGATATCGAGGTCGCACTGCCCCTAACCAAGGTTATTCCAGACAGAGGAAGAGTGAAAGTCGGGATCCTCCCTGAATTGAAGGCCGCAGCTTCCCTTGTTCACCAGTGCAACCCTTACCACAATGATTGTCCGGCTGTCACTGAACTCCTGTCATGGATTCGATCCCAAAGCCTGGTCCCTTCCGCAAAAGCACCGGTCCGTGAAATCTATTTAACTTCAGACCAAGATATGTACGGAACCTTACGGTTGGCTGAGCTGCTTATCCCCATCGAGCATACTGGCTAACACTCCATGTTTTATTCTGCAAGTTGCAGAATGAAGCATGGTTTTTTTTATGCGGAAAAAGAATCAAAGTCTCCTTGACTCTCCCCTTAACTGGAGGGTGTAAAGTAATGCTGCACATAAAAAGGAGAGTGGAACCAATGAAACGGCTGGAAGGAAAAGTGGCTTTGGTCACAGGAGGAAGCAGAGGGATCGGGAAAGGGATTGCCCTGCGTCTGGCAGAGGAAGGGGCTCTGGTTGCCGTTCACTATGGGAACCGCCGTGATGCAGCGGAAGATGTCGTTCGCACCATTGAAGAACAAGGAGGGCGGGCCATAGCAATAGGTGCAGGACTCGAAACGGTCGCTGGAGCGAAGCAGTTGATTCAATCCTTGGAGGAAGCACTCCTTCGCCATACCGGAGATCACCAGTTCGACATTCTGGTTAACAACGCCGGAATCGGCACTTCACAACCATTTGAAGAGACAACGGAAGAAGCATTCAACGAATTATTTGCGGTAAATGTAAAAGCACCGTTCTTCCTCGTCCAGCAGGCATTGCCGCTGCTGCGCAGCGGAGGACGTATTATCAACATCTCTTCCGGTGTTACACGAATCGCATATCCTCACATTATGGCCTATAACTTGACGAAAGGAGCACTCAATACATTTACCCTGCATCTTGCGCAATTATTGGGACCGCGCGGCATTACGGTGAATGCTGTTCTTCCCGGCATCGTCGATACGGACGTCAACGCCTCTTGGCTGCACACACCGGAAGGGCAAAAGTATGCATCCGAAATGTCGGCCCTCGGCCGGATCGGACAGCCCTCAGATATCGCGGACATCGTCGCTTTCCTCTCCTCTTCGGACAGCCGTTGGGTAACGGGACAAATGGTTGATGCTACCGGCGGTTCACATCTGTAAGCATAGTTAAGAGGAGCAAAACCATGGTTCTGCTCCTCTTAGCCTTGACCTGCTTCGGGTTATCATGGGCGGAATGCCGCTTCCCCTACTTCCGGCAAACTTTTATTAGGCGTCTTGTTCTCAGGCTTCCCTATCCCATTCGTTAGACCGAGCGACCGCGCGGTTGAAGTGTGAATTTTGCGTATAAGCTCCGGGTTTTCAGGCAGTGACAGGTCATAAGAGGGAATCATTTCTTTAAGCTTCGGTTCCCACGCTTTAATAAGTTGCGGGAAGCATTTTTCGATGACCTCAAGCATGACGGAAACGGCGGTAGAAGCACCGGGAGAAGCGCCGAGCAATGCAGCGATCGAGCCGTCGGCGGCACTAATCACTTCCGTGCCAAATTGAAGCGTTCCTTTGCCGGAAGCCATATTTTTGATAATTTGCACACGCTGGCCCGCCACCACCAGATCCCAATCCTCGCTTTTGGCGTTCGGAACAAATTCCCGCAAAGCTTCCATGCGCTGTTCTTTAGATAACATCACTTGCTCGATCAGGTATTTGGTCAGCCCAAAATTTTTGGCGCCTGCCGCCAGCATCGTTACGAGATTATCCGGTTTGACCGAAGTGATCAAATCAAACATCGAACCGAATTTCAAGAACTTGGGCGAGAAGCCGGCAAACGGGCCAAAAAACAACGATTCTTCCTTGTCAATGAACCTTGTGTCCAGATGCGGAACAGACATGGGCGGAGCGCCAACCGCGGCTTTACCGTATACTTTGGCATGATGCTGCGCGACAATATCCGGTTTCCGGCACACCATAAACAGTCCGCTTACCGGAAATCCGCCGATGCCTTTTCCTTCGGGAATACCGGATTTCTGCAGCAAATGCAGGCTTCCTCCCCCGCCGCCGATAAAGACGAATTTGGCCGAATGGCGCCCTACGGTACCGCTATCCAGATTCCGGACTTTCAACTCCCACGAGCCGTCGCCCGTACGCTTAATGTCATCCACCTGATGGTTGAACTTCAGATCGACGTTGTTACTCTTTAAGTGGTCAAACAAGATGCGCGTCAAAGCGCCGAAATTGACATCCGTTCCCGATTCGATTCTCGTTGCCGCTATCGGCTGATTGAGTGTCCGTTCTTTCATCATAAGCGGAATCCATTTCATCAGTTGTGCCGGGTCATCGGAAAATTCCATCCCTTGAAACAGAGGATGGTCTGATAGCGCTTTAAATCGTTTTCTTAAAAAGGCTGCATCCTGTTCCCCTTGTACAAAGCTCATATGAGGCACAGGCACGATAAAGTCGCGCGGATTCCGTATCCGCTGGCTGTCCACCAGATAAGACCAAAACTGCTTGGAAACCTGATACTCTTCATTCACGGTTATCGCTTTGCTAATATTGACCGATCCGTCCGGTTGTTCGGCAGTGTAGTTCAGCTCGCATAGCGAAGAATGCCCCGTCCCCGCATTATTCCATTCGTTAGAGCTTTCCTCTCCTGCGCCCCCGCGCCGCTCAAACACGGTGATTTTCCAGTCCGGCGCTAATTCTTTCAGCAGTGAACCCAATGTCGCACTCATGATTCCGGCACCAATTAAAATAACGTCGGTTTTCGTTTGTCCGTTGCTCATTTTTACCGTCCTTCTACCCTACAATTTGCAGGAAGGATGTAAGGCGCTCCTGCTTAGGCGCCATAGCAAGCCAGCGCGCGACCGGGTCGCACACCTTTTTCTGGATCAATGTTGACCTAACCTTAGTGTATCACTATTGTTATTAGATTTTAATATTTATCTAATTTTTTATTGGATTAGTGTTGACTAATTGATGCCAATGGGTGCTGTGAAATGGCAAACTTTAAGGCCATCCAATGCGGATGACCTTTTTCTTTAAGCGAACGTTTCCCTATGGACTGCTTCTATGCTGCCTCGGAATTATTTCACTTCCACCGGTTCGAACAAGTTCAGATAATATTTGCTGCCGCAACCGTCCGGATTGTCATTACGAATATGTTCTTCCAGGCATAGTCTTGATGGGTCGGATTTGTACTTACTATGCTTTGACAAGTGACGCATTAACGTTGTCCATGAACCGCCTATGTCATCACTGCTTTCCAACATCGCGTACAGACCGCCGGGCAGCACCATTTCTTGCAAATGTGATGAAACATCCACTCCATCCGGGATTGCAGCGCACATACCATATCCATATGGGGTGCCGAGATGACTTGGCAGCGGCTCCACATTACCACCAAAAAAACGTGCCGTACCCAGTAAATTGGACGACGTAATCCAATCCAGCACCGGCGCCATTGCCTCATCTTCCGGAGAGACACCTACAGCAATATTATAGGCTACCCTCATAGGAGGCAGGGTGACTATTTTGATTATGTTGTTTTCTTCCACATTGCTCATTAATAAATCCTCCATCTCCGTAAGAATCTCATCAAGACTTGAGAGAGAATCTGTATTTTTCTTATGAAAAAGTTTCAAGACCCGGTCTAATTGCTGTTCAAAGAGCAGGATTTCTGCTCTCTGCAACTCTAAAGTGGAGATTTTATGTTCAATAATTGCGGTAAGCCGTGAAGGAGATTGGCTTGCAATAACAGATTTTATATCTTTTATCGGGATATCCATTTTTCGAAGAACTGCAGTAATTCGGATACATAAGAGTGCATTTTCATCATAAATTCTCCATCCGGAAGAGGGATCTCTTGAACTTTTAAACAATCCTTCTGATTCCCAGTGGCGCAAGGTGCGACTCGTCAGTCCCATCTGCTCCGACAACTGATTGATTGCAACAGATCTGTTCATCCAAAGTCTCCTTTCCGAGCTCTCAATATTATAGTAGCACTTGACGCTGCGACAATTTCAAGGGGAATCTTTCTGTTCTCCGTCAATATCATCGTCGTTCCATTGACAGATTCCAGAAGCAGCAAAGCTGGAACAGTCAGGTACTTCGGCTGTTGTTATAATGAAATCAACCGTACGGGGAAAGGGAATGGTGATGGTTTGAACTATAGCGTTGATATCAAACGCAGCATCGAATATATTGAGGCCAACATTAAGGAAAAACTGACACCAGAAATCGTTTCTTGGCATGCCGGATACTCTTTGTATCATTTCTGCAGGGTTTTTCAAGTATGTATGGGGGTTCCTGTCATGGAATATATTCGAAAGAGACGGTTGTCCTTAGCATCAGTAGAGCTCTATAAAGGCAGAAAAATCATCGATATTGCGCTTGATTACGGTTATGAAA includes these proteins:
- a CDS encoding malate:quinone oxidoreductase, whose translation is MSNGQTKTDVILIGAGIMSATLGSLLKELAPDWKITVFERRGGAGEESSNEWNNAGTGHSSLCELNYTAEQPDGSVNISKAITVNEEYQVSKQFWSYLVDSQRIRNPRDFIVPVPHMSFVQGEQDAAFLRKRFKALSDHPLFQGMEFSDDPAQLMKWIPLMMKERTLNQPIAATRIESGTDVNFGALTRILFDHLKSNNVDLKFNHQVDDIKRTGDGSWELKVRNLDSGTVGRHSAKFVFIGGGGGSLHLLQKSGIPEGKGIGGFPVSGLFMVCRKPDIVAQHHAKVYGKAAVGAPPMSVPHLDTRFIDKEESLFFGPFAGFSPKFLKFGSMFDLITSVKPDNLVTMLAAGAKNFGLTKYLIEQVMLSKEQRMEALREFVPNAKSEDWDLVVAGQRVQIIKNMASGKGTLQFGTEVISAADGSIAALLGASPGASTAVSVMLEVIEKCFPQLIKAWEPKLKEMIPSYDLSLPENPELIRKIHTSTARSLGLTNGIGKPENKTPNKSLPEVGEAAFRP
- a CDS encoding MerR family transcriptional regulator, with the translated sequence MNRSVAINQLSEQMGLTSRTLRHWESEGLFKSSRDPSSGWRIYDENALLCIRITAVLRKMDIPIKDIKSVIASQSPSRLTAIIEHKISTLELQRAEILLFEQQLDRVLKLFHKKNTDSLSSLDEILTEMEDLLMSNVEENNIIKIVTLPPMRVAYNIAVGVSPEDEAMAPVLDWITSSNLLGTARFFGGNVEPLPSHLGTPYGYGMCAAIPDGVDVSSHLQEMVLPGGLYAMLESSDDIGGSWTTLMRHLSKHSKYKSDPSRLCLEEHIRNDNPDGCGSKYYLNLFEPVEVK
- a CDS encoding MerR family transcriptional regulator, which translates into the protein MLKISAFSKLTRVSVKTLRFYDDLGLLKPAVVDENNGYRYYTEEQLLTVKRIVALKEQGFTLEQIKPLLEENVIPEAVKNQLAVKKKELEQAIHEAQSQLNEIDKRLTRIEKSEEHHQHTPAAIRYVEPQLTASIRDKIPRTQLCLLLDEILQYVRSCGEAEGRLLTIVWHDFGSRNSDLADIEVALPLTKVIPDRGRVKVGILPELKAAASLVHQCNPYHNDCPAVTELLSWIRSQSLVPSAKAPVREIYLTSDQDMYGTLRLAELLIPIEHTG
- a CDS encoding SDR family oxidoreductase, coding for MKRLEGKVALVTGGSRGIGKGIALRLAEEGALVAVHYGNRRDAAEDVVRTIEEQGGRAIAIGAGLETVAGAKQLIQSLEEALLRHTGDHQFDILVNNAGIGTSQPFEETTEEAFNELFAVNVKAPFFLVQQALPLLRSGGRIINISSGVTRIAYPHIMAYNLTKGALNTFTLHLAQLLGPRGITVNAVLPGIVDTDVNASWLHTPEGQKYASEMSALGRIGQPSDIADIVAFLSSSDSRWVTGQMVDATGGSHL